attgtcattttggggccttttgtagctgactatgcggtatggactttgctcattgttgaaggccctaaggggacctatagttgttaatttctgtgtcatttggagagttgtctcattcacaatcataccacatcttctttttttattttttttgtcactCACATAAAACTTGGACAACTTTTAAGTGAAAGATTggaacatagaataaattaaATGTTGTCAGCAGATTACAATACTGATGATAAGTTAGACCTGAACACCTCTTCCAGTATGCTTGTAAATCAAAGAAAAACTTGTTGTTTTTAGCATAGAATGTATTAAGCACTTGTTACAAGttttgaatgaatttataattttttttacttaattcaaATATCACGGAATTTTTTGTCTCCTTCAAAAAAATACTGTGAGTGAAtttgtgagagaaaaaaagaattaaaaacaagaattcacattattaaagtttttttgttgACCTGATTTGtgttgtacatatttttttaatataggtCACAAAGTGTTCCTGACCTACATACCTGAGTTATCAACCATCATTAAGTCAGCGTTGATAGATTCAAGTTCCCATCTGAGAATGACTGGGATCTCAGGTGTTAACGAGATGTTAAAAGTTAGCGGAGAAGATACACAGGTGTATACAGAGTTAATATTAGATAAAACTTTTAATGATCAAGACAAAGATGTTCGGTAAGTAAGTTTGTACTGTTACTGTGGAATCATTGTTATTACTAAAGGAGAACCAATTAAGATGGATTTTGTTGGTAAAAGGGTttgttgtttttatgccccacctacgatagtagaggggcattatgttttctggtctgtgcgtccgtttgtccgtccgtccgtccgttcgtccgtccgttcgttcgtccgtctgtcccgcttcaggttaaagtttttggtcaaggtagtttttgatgaagttaaagtccaatcaacttgaaacttagtacacatgttccttatgatatgatctttctaattttaaagccaaattaaacttttgaccccaatttcacggtccactgaacatagaaaatgaaagtgcgagtttcaggttaaagtttttggtcaaggtagtttttgatgaagttgaagtccaatcaactttaaacttagtacacatgttccctgtgatattatctttctaattttaatgcctaattatattttttacccaatttcacggtccattgaacatggaaaatgatagtgcgagtggggcatccgtgtactttggacacattcttgtttgttacaGTTTTTCTTCCAAATTGAACATTTATGACTTTCCTCCATTTGATAAACTCACTTTTAATggattgaagtaaaaaaaaaaatcctagaaaAATCTGAAACTCTTTATATGTAAAATCTGTCAGggaatataaaagaggtattTCTCCTTTCAGATTATATTAGGCTATGGGTGATTGTTTTATCTCAAATGAACAAATCATCATAATATTATACCGAATGCTTTTGATTttttacccagaatgcattatgTTCTAGTACAGTGATTTCTATCAAAGTCTGTCCTTTACTAattgtttgattattttatttaaggAAATCATGTTTGGAGCCTTTAAAAACCATTGCTGAAAAGCATACAGATGTCCTGGAATCTACAGTTATACCTAAAGTCCTGGAAAGGTTAAAAGATGGACTTAACAATGTAGTAAAAAGTATGCACATTTATTGTAAGTTGTGAAATCAATATTAAGTGTAACTGTTTGgttaaaattttcatttctacagaatctaaaataaaattacgATTGGAAATTATTTTATGCACAAAGTCATTGTAAGACATAGTCAAAGAAACACAAGGTATTTGAAATCTGTTTATGTACAAGGTCATAGTAGGATAACCTGCCATTGTGAAGGAAACACAACATACATGAATTATAGAATaaccatacctgtcaacctgtgatgatgaaaatgcaggtcatgacctgcattgaagaatcaaatctcaggtcataacgcgtacgaattTTTCGAGCTGAAtatcagtatttatggtacattttcttataacgTATATcgaagataccaaaacatcaatgcatgttcactttgtcattttaaatcatattaaatattatttcattgcacatttaaaaaaaaaatgtataaaggtataaaaataatgaaaagttatttttcaatatgtatttgaattttatatttttatgatttaatctttttcacccataaaacgtaaatataaggaataattttgaatggtgacaaataaggggaagtaactctagttcagtttgtaaacCAATAAACCAGACaggtgcaatttatttacgacctaaagctaaggtaattggtgttaattaacagtgtgtttgacaccaaagctgtcaagtgaagccatgcacttaatgggtcacttaatttgacagtttacatagctagatgaacttcctgttcatggaagaattatgaatttgccggtatttcaaaggaatatcacttatgaaatcaatctcaaggctaagaaatacgggtgaaatcgggtcattttttGAATTCCCAGGTTATTTTAATGACCTGGCGGgtgttccgggtgatccctcagaattgtgaaaatctcgggtcacacccgcagaatacgggtcagttgacaggtatggagtaactaatcgaagaattcaaatagagaaaaatattcaacgagtgaccgaacaacacattaattcacgaatgcgctaAGCGCATGAggtaattatcagtgttgttcggtcacgagttgaatattttttcgatatttgaattctttaattagttattctttttattacattggcaaatgtttttttttaaagaaattgatgtaaaacatgtaaggaactatatcttttttctacgcattcacaatatGTTTTTatccgccgttatcgacgtcttgacaacgccttttgttgtatgacgtcagagagtgaaataaccacgtttatttcacatgtgaaattatcggtttttattttactgggaaatcaatgtaattcattgcaaacAATGTAATAAATCTGTTTAATTACAAAGTCATAGTAGGATATTGTGGAAAAAAACAGCACATTTTTCTGTTATGACAAGTATGTTTATAAAATCTCAGCATAGTGTTCAGGCTATTGGGGATTCCCATTATGAAATAACTAAGATTCAAATTTTAGAGTCTCAAAGTAGTTCTCATTGCATACAAGGTCTGAGACTGTTTCTGTTTATGCTATTATACCTCTATTTTAGGTTCAGAAGACATGGATAATGAGATTAATGCTGTATTATCAACAGTAACAATCAGTTATAATTCCCTGGTTATGGTATCAAAGGAATTATTACAAGTTTCATCAGGAAAGTCGGCAACAGGTATAGTAGTCAGTTGTTGGTAACATTTATAGTAAATTGATTGAAGAGCTATACCTAATTCAAATAGATAAGTGgcttttatttgtttatacaaCTTTATCAGCGAGAATATCAAGCAAGCCTGCTATGGCAAACTGATTTTTAAGCTGATTGAATCAGTATccaaaaataaaatgcaattatTCTTTTAATTGGGAATTTGTTTTGACAATATTGTTCGTATGGTAAAGAGTATGAAACAACATGAAGTAGTTCAAAAAAACTTTTCTGAACATACAACaccttttgatttgttttatgaatttacatGCCTTTTCATTGATTAATTGGATGGACACCAAAAAAATCTGATGTTTCTACATCATTATTGAGGTCTTTGCCTGTTTTTTCTAGCATCATTCTTGTCTACAATCTAAACAAGATTATGAGGTAGTAGGATCTGAAGAAAAATGTACAGATTGACAATAAAACACAATATTCTAGCATTTAATTTTGGATGAATATTACTATTGAGAATCTTCTGTAAAGATTACAACATTTAAAAGTCTCTTATTAAAGGAATCTCAAAGCAAACTGTgctttataaagttttaaatatgaCATCATATATAAATGTTAAGGTTTGTCTCCTTCCCATGTTGAATGACATGATGCATTTATTTATTTCGTCATCTATTTATAACTTCACTCAATCTCCTTTATataagtattagaaaaataggcTAATCTTTTTCAATGGTTTAGGATATTTGCCATAATCAATCCGTGTACaaaatattcttcaaaatattcaatgacataagtaatttattttcacacatttgtaacagtatatattttattacaggAATGGAGATTGAAAAAACAGAACAAAGAACTAATAATCTAGTCAACTGTTTACTAACAGTTATTCAGAAAAACTTAGATGACAAGAAGTCATTTGAATATTTGTATAGCAATGTTGTATTGATCATTTATAAAACTGTGATACAGAATAGTTTATCTTCTACGTCAGTGCTACATTCACCAAGAATTATTAACAGTTTCTCTCGATGTGTACAGTGTATTGCAATAAGATGTGATAACAGGTATGTATAATACCAGTATAACTGGTAGAAGTTTAGACAATAGGTTTGAGAAAGGATAGAACAATATTAAACGATAAACACATTCACACTATGGTAACTGTATACATCACTGACAAAATGAAGAAACACTTTGATTTAGCAGTGTTTGCCCCACAAGTTTTATATAGCTTTCTGATAAATTCATCAGGAAATTTTGAAATTCCATTTTGTCTCTAGCAATATAGCAAGACAAGACACCCCCTAGCAAGTTTGTAATCTGTCTCAGGGTGCCAATCTAGTACAAAACAGGGTTTATGTTCATATATTATTCTCTGCATTTATTTTACATCTGGACTTTCTTTCTGGTTCAGTGGACTTTATTCttacttattatttttattgccCATATTGTATTGTCAACTTAAACTCATTTAGTAGCTAGAGGTAAACAGCAACAATTATAATCAAGTAAAACATAAGTTAACtgatgatgttttattttcagtCAACTACAAGCCCTTTACTCTTTAgttacaaagatatttttacatgGAAGTACAAGTGCTATAGACATAACAGATGGAACATTTAATCCTCTTAATGTAAGTTATACAGGCCTTGCCGTCATTAAACCTTGAGTATGGCTATTGACTATGATTTAGAGCACAAACAATGCTGGATTTGGGGTTTTGAGCACAAGTTTTAAGCTCTCACTACTGAGATAAGGGTTTGTGACAATAGGCCCTGCTGTTTCTACACCAATTGTCTTTCCACAGAGTTTGTAGTAACAGTAATTTAAGTATGAGTAAATATCAATATTGATACAATATATTGTATAATGAATTgagatgtaattttttttctttattagtttTCAAAGTTCTATAAAATGTAAGATAGTTTTGGATAGAGTACAGTCCATAAAAAACATGACAAAAGTTTTCTTTTATAGGTTTCATCACCATGGCAGCAAACACAGATGGTATCCATGGTAACACCAGTACTTTGTACATGTAATGAAAAGGTAGATTAACAGCTTTAACATGGACATTAAGTtggattttaaaatattcaagatTTCTTCTAATGAATTAAGTTAATTAATCGTTCAAAGAAGTTAATACATAATTAATTCTGGGTCAGAGGGTGTTTAGTTTCTCTGAAATACTTAAACATGTAAATATTAACTGTTATTTAGTGTAATGTCATAAACAAAAAGTATGAgcaatatttatttgaaataatcatAAAATTTCTCAAAATTAAACAGCCtcactgaaattgaaaatgaagttAAAAAACTATctaaacattaaaatgacatgAATATTTCTTGCAGCTAATAGATGAAGATGAATATGTCAAGAAGTTGTTAAACCTGTCTAGAATGTCACCTCACAGAACTACACAATCAGAGGCATGTAAATGTTTGGCTGGAATAGTAAACAAACATCCTGATAGTAAGTTTTACTTATTGTgcagttttgtttttgtcaatgTGAAAGACTAATTTTACCATTTTCCAAAAGGTATCTCCATCAAGTCTGTATAATTCAAACACTTGGAAATTTGCATAACAAGGACATTTCCTTGAAAATGTCAATATGAATCACTGACATTTTATTCATTTACTGGAAGTAGTAAATGTAGTCAGAAGTTATTTCAAGTCATATGATGTTCAAGTGATACTGATAAAACTATAATTGctgcatttatatttattttgtgagGGGAAAATGTCTCGACCCCTCTCATCAGAAAGCTTATAATATATATGGAGGAATTACTCCTAAGAATTAGTTGAGTATTTTGAATATGAATGATCTTCAAATCTCAGTTCTGTTACACATTTAAATCCTTAGATGAATTATTGGGCAGTTTCAAAAGATTATTTATCGTTtaattctgaaaataaaaaagtcaaatttgaaaTTAAGTTTGGATATTTATGCATTGCATATCATAGTAGACAACTTTAGATGTTGTGATATACTACAAAGCAGGGTGGTAAAAAATCAACTGAAATATGTGACCAAtgaacatacctgccaacttttgaaaatggccATGGGGGTTTTTGTGCGCGGCACCATTTTTGAGGGTAGAATTTTTCGCGGCATTTTTTCGTGTGATGATTTGGCTCCTAAAAGTGTCTGACATACTTCTTTTTTGGGGGTGATAGTTGAAGATGCTATTATAatctatctttttttaaattgtttgattgttgtattCTTTTTGTTGAGATAAACACCAGTAAGATGACTTTATGTTTGTCTGATACAttgtcaagaaataaaaaaaaaagtaataattttaataatttaataacaaaaaaacaacaatatatgagggtctggaaatggggggggggggggggggaggtctGTTGttctataaacatttatttaattttcaccccttttttctctaatcttcaaaaaattaacctcttttttttctaatcttcaaaaaatttgaCCACGcatttttttttgcccgttattcccttatcttcattttttaagggcattatattctttaatcatttaaccccatccaaaccctcatatattatatagatcAATATCACAAGCAGTACTAGGATGTTTGGAGACATCATTAAGGCCACCGTGGTCAACTTTAAAGTCTCTGTTGCAAACTTTACAAAAGGCATGTGACAATCCTAACGTTGATTTAGACAACCAGCCCCTGTACTTGACATCATTCTCCCATTTCTCTAAGTATTTGCACGAAGCAACACGCTTTTTTTTCTTAGGCGGTGACAGAACTATTTTGCAAGTGATAACTCGCCCATCATGattccaatttttataaatttaacaccaagctaaaaaaaacaactcaaaatTTCGATTCTTTGATTGTTTACTATGCCGACATTAATCAACTGGTGAATGCGTGATCActaaattttgattggatgaaaTTTGTCAGACACGATTTGTCTCCCTTGGGAAaactttcaaaagttcaaaatcgggaacaaaaatatttttcgtgtaaattttactaaaatcgtGTTTTTTGGCTATTTTCACGATCACGATCGTGTAATCGGGACAgagggtcaaaatcgtgtagtacacgcctaaatcgtgaaagttggcaggtatgaatgaataaaaagtaaaataacatgtGACcaatgaataaaaagtaaaataacaaaaataccaaactccaaggataTTCAAATCTGAAAGTCACTTAATATCAAATCAAGAGTGTTTAATTTTACTGGAACTATCTCTCAAACCCTATACGTTTATGCAGCAaagttgttttatttcatttatttcttaaataaaaaaaaacatttcaaaaaatgaTTAACTGTAAAAACACACATCTAATTTCCCTACGATAACATTTCATTGTTTTCCCACTGATAAAAAGTTCTgtaactgaaaaatataaaatcttattgagtatttttttatatttcagttctACAAACCATAGATTTATCAGAAATAGAGAAAACAGTGCAAAATAAAACCGCTGAGAGCAGACTGTCAGATTTACAGATTATTATATGGTTGACTAAAGCTTTAATAATGAGAGGTCATCAGAGGTCACAGGCAATGATTCTATTTGTAAGTACACGTAATGTATTAATACAAGGTCATCAGAGGTCACACACAACATTTCTATTTGTAAGTACTAGTACCAAAGACACATCAGACAATTCTGTACTTGAGGTACAAGCCAGGTGACTTTTATAAACCCAGTCCTGTTTTGATCCATAAAAAGCTTGAAAATTAAATCTGTCAtttattataattgaaaattgCAAAAGATATAATTGGTTATCATACCACTGATCACAAGATATTTATGGGTTGTCGTATGATAAAAATGGAAAGATACAGTAATGATTCATTTAGGtagaaaataattttttaacttttcaaaagtaattgttctattttttgttacaagtCAAATTGATATCCTACACATTGGAATCctgtaaacaaaaaaatcaatgaacaTGTATGGAGTAATGTATTTGACAAATTCttatacttaaaaaaattaacattgaatATTAACCATTTTGTATAAAAGAactgcaataatttgtttttttagctGATGTCCTTGTTAAGTGACCCAGATATTGGACGAGAGGTTGCAGATGGTTTCAACACAATTTTAACTGATAATGATGATGTATTAAACAGACAAATGAAAGCTGTGACACGCATGATGTATAAACAGAGACTGTTTGTAGAAAACGTTTCACATCTAGTCAAGTCATTTGATACCACTGGTCAAGGTAGATAATTTACTCTCTCAGTGGAAATAACTGTCAAGTTTTGATACAATAACATAAATACTAATGTAATGTTTTAactaaagaaatattttcaaacattagCGTTATTTTGCTAGCTTTGGCTGTCACATTTCTTCCTTTCTTCATAAAACCCTtttttttgacaatcaatgcatttttatacgaccgcaaaaattttaatttttcgtcatatattgctatcacgttggcgtcgtcgtcctgcgtcgtcgtccgaatacttttagttttcgcacttttagtaaaagtgaatagaaatctatgaaattttaacacaaggtttatgaccacaaaaggaaggttgggattgattttgggagttttggtcccaacattttaggaattaggggccaaaaagggcccaaataagcattttcttggttttcgcactataactttagtttaagtaaattgaaatctatgaaattttgacacaaggtttatgaccacaaaaggaaggttgggattgattttgggagttttggttccaacagtttaggaataaggggccaaaaaggggcccaaataagcattattcttggttttcgtacaataactttagtataagtaaatagaaatcaatgaaatttaaatgcAAGGtatatgaacacaaaaggaaggttgggattgattttgggagttttggtcccaacagtttaggaataaggggccaaaaaggggcccaaataagcattattcttggtttttgcaccataactttagtattagtaaatagaaatctatgaaatttaaacacaaggtttatgatcataaaaggaaggttgggtttgattttgggaggtttggtcccaacagtttaggaataaggggcccaaagggtccaaaattgaactttatttgatttcatcaaaaattgaataattggggttctttgatatgccgaatctaactgtgtatgtagattcttaatttttagtcctgttttcaaattggtctacattaaggtccaaagggtccaaaattaaagttagtttgattttaacaaaaattgaatccttggggttctttgatatgctgaatctaaaaatgtacttagattttttattattggcccagttttcaagttggtccaaatcggggtccaaaattaaactttgtttgatttcatcaaaaattgaataattggggttctttgatatgccaaatctaactgtgtatgtagattcttaatttttggtcccgttttcaaattggtctacattaaagtccaaagggtccgaaattaaactaagtttgattttaacaaaaattgaattcttgggcttttttgatatgctgaatctaaacatatacttagatatttgattatgggcccagttttcaagttggttcaaatcaggatccaaaattattatattaaatattgtgcaatagcaagaaattttcaattgcacagtatttagcaatagcaagaaatcttcaattgcacagtattgtgcaatagcaagcaattttcaattgcacagtattgtgcaatagcaagaaatcttcaattgcacagtattgtgcaatagtaaatattttcaattgcacagtattgcgcaatagcaagaaatatctaattgcacaatattgtgcaatagcaagaaattttcaattggagttatctttctttgtccagaatagtagttgaatcaacttaaatcattgttttatacaatatacaatgtatattcacttttactaccaactgataaattaaaacaatctttaccattcagtgataacaagcactttattttacattttaatattttatgatgtatttaaatgagtatttattgttgcaaactccattaggaatttgaattgagatcagttttggaaaaaaggaaagggggatgtgaaaaaaaaatgggggggggggggttaaatttttctcatttcagatttcataaataaaaagaaatttcttcaaacatttttttgagaggattaatattcaacagcatagtgaattgctcaaaggcaaaaaaaatattttaagttcattagaccacattcattctgtgtcagaaacctatgctgtgtcaactatttaatcacaatcccaatttagagctgaatccagcttaaatgttgtgtccatacttgccccaactgttcagggttcaacctctgcagtcgtatatagctgcgcctgcggagcatctggtttaaattgttatttggatggtgagttgtctctttggcactcacaccacatcttcctatatctatttgaatagggacatttagttggaacccccttttttacaTTTGGTTAGGAACCCTGCTATTaataaatggctggatccaccctgtatatgttaagatggctggatccaccctgtatatgttaagatgcagactttggctggatccaccctgtatatgttaagatggctggatccatcctgtatatgttaagatggctggatccaccctgtatatgttaagatggctggatccaccctgtatatgttaagatggctggatccaccctgtatatgttaagatgcagactttggctggatccaccctgtatatgttaagatggctggatccatcctgtatatgttaagatggctggatccaccctgtatatgttaagatggctggatccaccctgtatatgttaagatggctggatccaccctgtatatgttaagatggctggatccatcctgtatatgttaagatggctggatccaccctgtatatgttaagatggctggatccaccctgtatatgttatgatggctggatccaccctgtatatgttaagatggctggatccaccctgtatatgttaagatgcagactttggctggatccaccctgtatatgttaagatggctggatccatcctgtatatgttaagatggctggatccaccctgtatatgttaagatggctggatccaccctgtatatgttaagatgcagactttggctggatccaccctgtatatgttaagatggctggatccaccctgtatatgttaagatggctggatctaccctgtatatgttaagatggctggatccatcctgtatatgttaagatggctggatccaccctgtatatgttaagatggctggatctaccctgtatatgttaagatggctggatccatcctgtatatgttaagatggctggatccaccctgtatatgttaagatgcaGACTTTGGTTGGATCCatcctgtatatgttaagatggctggatccaccctgtatatgttaagatggctggatctaccctgtatatgttaagatggctggatccatcctgtatatgttaagatggctggatccaccctgtatatgttaagatgcaGACTTTGGTTGGATCCatcctgtatatgttaagatggctggatccatcctgtatatgttaagatggtTGGATCCatcctgtatatgttaagatggctggatccatcctgtatatgttaagatggttggatccaccctgtatatgttaagatgcagactttggctggatccaccctgtatatgttaagatggctggatccaccctgtatatgttaagatggctggatctaccctgtatatgttaagatggttggatccaccctgtatatgttaagatgcagactttggctggatccaccctgtatatgttaagatgcagactttggctggatccaccctgtatatgttaagatggctggatccatcctgtatatgttaagatggctggatccatcctgtatatgttaagatggtTGGATCCatcctgtatatgttaagatgcaGACTTTGGTTGGATCCatcctgtatatgttaagatggctggatccatcctgtatatgttaagatggctggatccatcctgtatatgttaagatggttggatccaccctgtatatgttaagatgcagactttggctggatccaccctgtatatgttaagatgcaGACTTTGGTTGGATCCatcctgtatatgttaagatggctggatccatcctgtatatgttaagatggctggatccatcctgtatatgttaagatggctggatccaccctgtatatgttaagatgcagactttggctggatccaccctgtatatgttaagatggctggatccaccctgtatatgttaagatggctggatctaccctgtatatgttaagatggctggatccatcctgtatatgttaagatggctggatccaccctgtatatgttaagatgcaGACTTTGGTTGGATCCatcctgtatatgttaagatggctggatccatcctgtatatgttaagatggtTGGATCCatcctgtatatgttaagatggctggatccatcctgtatatgttaagatggttggatccaccctgtatatgttaagatgcagactttggctggatccaccctgtatatgttaagatgcaGACTTTGGCTGGATCCatcctgtatatgttaagatgcagactttggctggatccaccctg
The window above is part of the Mytilus galloprovincialis chromosome 4, xbMytGall1.hap1.1, whole genome shotgun sequence genome. Proteins encoded here:
- the LOC143073497 gene encoding MMS19 nucleotide excision repair protein homolog isoform X3, producing the protein MARFLDTRLNELKKMEADFVLGFIQVMDTEKDPRNLMTCFQCARTIILNFSLGVFVEEMFEVTSCYFPIDFTPPPNDNYKITRDDLIKGLRGCLSATEKFAEYTYPLLLEKLTSDVQSAKLDSLQTLSECVELYGIKPLKEFQTSLYNCIKSEIFSSGNPAIEQAALEALSGIVRTLSKSLLEGPDGPVHNYISEILQDCKRYMTGEDNRLLVPVCRLLVSCAEGSDSACCQVLQDVIPNLIGLYNKSSVNSQRKLMLEMISRFVRVVSGYIQGQCHKVFLTYIPELSTIIKSALIDSSSHLRMTGISGVNEMLKVSGEDTQVYTELILDKTFNDQDKDVRKSCLEPLKTIAEKHTDVLESTVIPKVLERLKDGLNNVVKSMHIYCSEDMDNEINAVLSTVTISYNSLVMVSKELLQVSSGKSATGMEIEKTEQRTNNLVNCLLTVIQKNLDDKKSFEYLYSNVVLIIYKTVIQNSLSSTSVLHSPRIINSFSRCVQCIAIRCDNSQLQALYSLVTKIFLHGSTSAIDITDGTFNPLNVSSPWQQTQMVSMVTPVLCTCNEKLIDEDEYVKKLLNLSRMSPHRTTQSEACKCLAGIVNKHPDILQTIDLSEIEKTVQNKTAESRLSDLQIIIWLTKALIMRGHQRSQAMILFLMSLLSDPDIGREVADGFNTILTDNDDVLNRQMKAVTRMMYKQRLFVENVSHLVKSFDTTGQDTRKNYLRVLSAMLKTLPKQVLINELPPLFPLMVHSLLSDDLELQTSTMDTLYDLTHDAPEVVAKHIDSVIPQLLKLAKEQTSMKLRQSALQCIGVLTVLPTHTVLPYKVQVIKGLEKALDDKKRLVRKEAVTARNEWFLLGTK